A single region of the Methylocystis echinoides genome encodes:
- a CDS encoding nitrogen fixation protein NifZ, with the protein MTNISRDSDHVELDGPPYFDYGDKVRARRTVRNDGTFPGKDIGEILVNKGEIGYVVNIGTFLQQFYIYGVEFESTGNRVGMKRRELEALELADEEDD; encoded by the coding sequence ATGACGAACATCAGCCGAGACAGCGACCACGTCGAACTCGATGGCCCGCCCTATTTCGATTACGGCGACAAGGTGCGCGCGCGTCGCACCGTGCGAAATGACGGCACCTTTCCGGGCAAGGACATTGGCGAGATTCTCGTGAACAAGGGCGAGATCGGCTATGTCGTCAACATCGGCACCTTTCTCCAGCAGTTCTACATCTATGGCGTGGAATTTGAATCGACCGGCAACCGCGTTGGAATGAAACGCAGGGAGCTGGAGGCGCTCGAACTCGCCGACGAGGAGGATGATTGA
- a CDS encoding nitrogen fixation protein NifZ, with protein sequence MTQARYDWGMRVRATTDLVNDGSYPERAEDELLVKSGDVGEIVNIGAHVETETTIYLVEFSPQLVVGCLEEEIEPA encoded by the coding sequence ATGACCCAAGCAAGATATGACTGGGGCATGCGCGTGCGCGCGACGACCGACCTCGTCAATGACGGCTCCTATCCCGAACGGGCCGAAGACGAGCTTCTCGTCAAGAGCGGCGACGTCGGCGAAATCGTCAACATCGGCGCCCATGTCGAAACCGAGACGACGATCTACCTCGTTGAGTTTTCGCCGCAGCTCGTCGTGGGCTGTCTGGAGGAAGAGATCGAACCAGCTTAA
- the nifT gene encoding putative nitrogen fixation protein NifT: MIRRDSDGILSAYVPKKDLEEPIVAVENPQMWGGSVTLANGWKLQLPEMAAETTLPITVEAKKISGE; this comes from the coding sequence ATGATCCGAAGAGACTCCGACGGCATCCTGTCGGCCTATGTCCCAAAGAAGGATCTCGAAGAGCCCATCGTCGCGGTCGAAAATCCGCAGATGTGGGGCGGCTCGGTGACGCTCGCCAACGGCTGGAAGCTCCAGCTTCCTGAGATGGCCGCCGAAACGACGCTCCCCATCACTGTCGAAGCCAAGAAGATCAGCGGAGAGTAG
- a CDS encoding DegT/DnrJ/EryC1/StrS family aminotransferase, with protein sequence MKTTLLPLNDPDLTQSDLDAVMEVLQSQRISMGAVVEMFETEFAQYVGRKHAVAVSSGTVGLLLILRALGVGPGDEVVTSAYSFREAAHAIALTGARPVFADIDYWAGTLDPEKARGKLTEKTRAIVASNTNGHPAAWGPLRALATEANVALIEDSTEAIGSVYQGKLVGSFGDCALFDFSQPGALTCGEGGMIVTDNDDTAAMLRRLRSRRTEERASVVLGGWAPLQAGLSDMAAALGLAQLRRIELLLARRKRVERWFLEYVRSFEGIKDPYITPEVEQCHWFLYVVHLGTRFTRSSRDAIIEDLRQEKLDACAYAHPLHLTRYYHDLGYRRGDLFVTEKVAERAVALPFHAHLTEEQVAFIVGTMKDASINVGAGTAIYL encoded by the coding sequence ATGAAGACCACGCTCCTGCCCCTCAACGATCCCGATCTCACGCAGAGCGATCTCGACGCCGTGATGGAGGTGCTGCAATCGCAGCGGATTTCCATGGGCGCCGTGGTCGAGATGTTCGAGACGGAGTTCGCGCAATATGTCGGAAGAAAGCACGCTGTCGCGGTTTCCAGCGGTACGGTCGGGCTTCTTCTCATTCTGCGCGCGCTGGGCGTCGGCCCAGGAGATGAAGTCGTCACCTCCGCCTATTCCTTCCGCGAGGCGGCGCATGCGATCGCGCTCACCGGCGCGCGGCCGGTGTTCGCCGATATCGACTATTGGGCGGGCACGCTCGATCCCGAAAAGGCGCGCGGCAAACTGACAGAGAAGACGCGCGCGATCGTCGCCTCCAACACCAACGGCCATCCGGCCGCCTGGGGTCCGCTCCGCGCGCTCGCAACCGAGGCGAATGTCGCCCTCATCGAGGATTCGACCGAAGCCATTGGCTCCGTCTATCAGGGAAAACTCGTCGGGTCCTTCGGAGACTGCGCATTGTTCGATTTCTCCCAACCGGGGGCGCTGACCTGTGGCGAAGGCGGCATGATCGTCACGGATAACGACGACACAGCGGCCATGCTGCGCCGCCTGCGCAGCCGCCGGACAGAGGAGCGCGCGTCGGTGGTTCTGGGCGGCTGGGCGCCCCTGCAGGCCGGACTGAGCGATATGGCGGCGGCGCTGGGCCTCGCGCAATTGCGCCGGATCGAGCTGCTGCTTGCGCGACGCAAGCGCGTCGAGCGCTGGTTTCTCGAATATGTCCGCTCCTTCGAGGGCATCAAGGACCCCTACATCACGCCGGAAGTCGAGCAGTGCCACTGGTTCCTTTATGTGGTCCATCTCGGCACGCGCTTCACGCGCTCCAGCCGCGACGCGATCATCGAGGATCTGCGCCAGGAAAAGCTCGACGCCTGCGCCTACGCCCATCCACTCCATCTGACGCGCTATTATCACGATCTCGGATATCGCCGCGGCGACCTCTTCGTGACCGAGAAGGTCGCGGAACGCGCCGTCGCGCTCCCCTTCCATGCGCATCTGACCGAAGAGCAGGTCGCCTTCATCGTCGGCACGATGAAGGACGCCTCGATCAACGTCGGCGCAGGAACCGCCATTTACCTCTAG
- a CDS encoding 2Fe-2S iron-sulfur cluster-binding protein, whose product MPTITILPSGKSVEAETGSRLLDALLAAGEPIVSKCGGEANCGQCHVFVQEGRKSLSKTTRTENEKLDSIVGVSSKSRLACQALLGAENVTVELLGFGSGF is encoded by the coding sequence ATGCCAACGATAACGATCCTTCCTTCTGGAAAATCCGTCGAGGCCGAGACCGGCAGCCGCCTGCTCGACGCCCTGCTGGCCGCCGGCGAACCGATCGTCAGCAAATGTGGCGGCGAGGCGAACTGCGGGCAATGCCACGTCTTCGTTCAGGAGGGGAGAAAGAGCCTCTCCAAGACGACGCGCACCGAAAACGAGAAACTCGATTCAATCGTCGGCGTGAGCTCGAAATCGCGCCTCGCCTGTCAGGCTCTTCTCGGCGCCGAAAATGTAACTGTCGAATTACTGGGGTTCGGCTCGGGCTTCTAA
- a CDS encoding SIR2 family NAD-dependent protein deacylase, with the protein MIGEIVTAFRQGDVIPYLGPGVTALSGEGAPPAQPEKLVAELVAGATVPHKIRNNLTAAAQYIENFKHRKTLTCLMAKAFSGSPEPGPFLQWLAAQDSIPLVVHAWYDDLPLKAFAHRTDWGIVQGVTQSEHFGDWVNWFRPDGSVAPTREFIRDGSGAKAPAEAPAETRSWRTLVYQPLGCVTPGSNFIVSDSDYVEVLTEIDIQTPIPDTVQDIRKGRHFLFLGCRFANQLERSFARQIMKRSSDRHWAVIEGAITRNEEKFLREQNITRIDANLADFVESLTQSSPAAAAA; encoded by the coding sequence ATGATCGGTGAAATCGTTACAGCCTTTCGTCAAGGCGACGTCATTCCCTATCTGGGGCCGGGCGTGACGGCCCTGTCGGGGGAGGGCGCTCCCCCGGCTCAACCGGAAAAACTCGTCGCCGAACTCGTCGCCGGCGCCACGGTGCCGCACAAGATTCGCAACAATCTCACGGCGGCCGCGCAATACATCGAGAACTTCAAGCATCGCAAGACGCTGACCTGTCTCATGGCGAAGGCCTTCTCCGGCTCGCCCGAGCCGGGTCCCTTCCTTCAATGGCTCGCCGCACAGGACAGCATCCCCCTCGTCGTCCATGCGTGGTACGATGATCTACCGCTCAAGGCGTTCGCCCATCGCACGGATTGGGGCATTGTCCAGGGCGTGACGCAAAGTGAACATTTCGGCGACTGGGTGAACTGGTTCCGGCCGGACGGCTCTGTGGCGCCGACGCGGGAATTCATTCGCGACGGCTCCGGCGCCAAGGCGCCTGCGGAAGCGCCGGCGGAGACACGATCCTGGCGCACGCTCGTCTATCAGCCGCTCGGCTGTGTGACCCCGGGGTCCAATTTCATCGTGTCCGACTCCGATTATGTCGAGGTTCTGACGGAAATCGATATCCAAACCCCCATCCCGGACACGGTGCAGGATATCCGCAAGGGACGCCATTTCCTCTTCCTCGGCTGTCGCTTCGCGAACCAGCTGGAGCGCAGCTTCGCGCGTCAGATCATGAAGCGCTCCTCGGACCGGCATTGGGCGGTGATCGAGGGCGCCATCACGCGCAATGAGGAGAAGTTCCTTCGCGAGCAGAATATCACGCGGATCGACGCCAATCTCGCCGACTTCGTCGAGTCGCTGACGCAGTCGAGTCCGGCAGCCGCCGCAGCCTGA
- a CDS encoding (2Fe-2S) ferredoxin domain-containing protein — protein sequence MIEDLPVVFKYHVFTCFQQRPPGHPRGSCMSSGAKPLWDRLQAKLNAQPNPDVSVTATGCLGFCRAGPLMVVYPEGVWYTPRTEADIDEILQSHFVEGKPVEWLIIVPQL from the coding sequence ATGATCGAGGATCTTCCCGTCGTCTTCAAATATCACGTTTTCACCTGCTTTCAGCAGCGTCCGCCGGGACATCCGCGCGGCAGCTGCATGAGTTCAGGCGCAAAACCGCTCTGGGATCGCCTGCAGGCAAAACTCAACGCGCAGCCAAACCCGGATGTCTCCGTCACGGCGACAGGCTGCCTTGGATTTTGCCGCGCGGGCCCGTTGATGGTCGTTTATCCGGAAGGCGTCTGGTACACGCCACGCACGGAAGCCGACATCGATGAGATTCTCCAGTCTCATTTCGTCGAGGGCAAGCCCGTGGAATGGCTCATCATCGTGCCACAGCTTTAA
- a CDS encoding group III truncated hemoglobin translates to MQAEINHTDVDAAAAEAAIRACVRRFYELGGVDPLLGPIFEKTISELEPHLEIVANFWSHALLGTTRYQGTPFGVHVNLPVEPQHFARWIEIFRVAAKETMPETLSASAIARAEHMTQCFQSGLFPFKDGEGRPSRVPA, encoded by the coding sequence ATGCAGGCGGAAATCAATCATACGGATGTTGATGCGGCGGCCGCCGAGGCGGCGATACGGGCCTGCGTCAGACGGTTTTATGAATTGGGGGGCGTGGACCCCCTGCTAGGGCCGATCTTCGAAAAGACGATCTCCGAACTGGAGCCGCATCTGGAAATTGTCGCGAATTTCTGGTCGCACGCCTTGCTCGGAACGACGCGCTATCAGGGTACGCCTTTCGGCGTTCATGTGAATCTGCCCGTCGAACCGCAGCATTTCGCGCGCTGGATCGAGATTTTCAGGGTCGCGGCGAAGGAGACGATGCCGGAGACGCTGTCAGCTTCCGCAATTGCGCGCGCCGAACATATGACGCAGTGCTTCCAATCCGGCCTGTTTCCTTTCAAGGACGGGGAAGGACGGCCTTCGCGCGTTCCGGCTTAG
- a CDS encoding response regulator, whose amino-acid sequence MQIGVEMSKALENKRVFVVDEDEITRAALQFMLHDEFEAHEVPDIGRAFQKAKMQPPDLILLSEAIVTADGLDLIEAIRMKMDAAKILIVVEAGNNAFGKECVAAGAHGYLAKPLKIEFVRQKVDAMLGRSTGGVTIPLTVLNVR is encoded by the coding sequence ATGCAGATTGGCGTAGAAATGTCGAAGGCGCTCGAAAACAAGCGTGTCTTCGTCGTGGATGAGGACGAGATCACCCGAGCGGCCCTGCAGTTCATGCTTCATGACGAATTCGAGGCGCATGAGGTGCCCGACATTGGTCGTGCGTTCCAAAAGGCGAAGATGCAGCCGCCCGACCTGATCCTGCTTTCGGAAGCGATCGTGACCGCCGACGGGCTCGATCTGATCGAGGCGATCAGGATGAAGATGGACGCGGCCAAAATCCTGATCGTCGTCGAAGCCGGAAACAACGCCTTCGGCAAGGAGTGCGTGGCCGCCGGGGCGCATGGCTATCTCGCCAAGCCGCTGAAGATCGAGTTCGTGCGTCAGAAGGTCGACGCGATGCTTGGTCGCAGCACGGGCGGCGTGACAATTCCGCTGACAGTGCTCAATGTGCGTTGA
- the nifH gene encoding nitrogenase iron protein produces the protein MSLRQIAFYGKGGIGKSTTSQNTLAALAEMGKKILIVGCDPKADSTRLILHAKAQDTILSLAAEAGSVEDLEIEDVMKVGYRDIRCVESGGPEPGVGCAGRGVITSINFLEENGAYEGVDYVSYDVLGDVVCGGFAMPIRENKAQEIYIVMSGEMMAMYAANNISKGILKYANSGGVRLGGLVCNERQTDKELELAESLAKKLGSKLVYFVPRDNIVQHAELRRMTVIEYAPESQQANHYRELAKRVDANAGNGTIPSPITMDELEDLLMEHGIMKAIDESEVGKTAAELSVA, from the coding sequence ATGTCGCTTCGACAGATCGCTTTCTACGGCAAGGGTGGCATCGGCAAATCGACGACCTCCCAGAATACCCTGGCGGCGCTCGCCGAGATGGGGAAGAAGATCCTCATCGTCGGCTGCGACCCCAAGGCCGACTCGACCCGCCTCATCCTTCACGCCAAGGCCCAGGACACCATTCTGTCGCTCGCGGCCGAAGCCGGTTCGGTTGAGGACCTCGAAATCGAAGACGTGATGAAGGTCGGCTATCGCGACATCCGCTGCGTCGAGTCCGGCGGTCCGGAGCCGGGCGTTGGCTGCGCCGGTCGCGGCGTGATCACCTCGATCAACTTCCTCGAGGAAAACGGCGCGTATGAGGGCGTGGATTACGTCTCCTACGACGTTCTGGGCGACGTGGTCTGCGGCGGCTTCGCCATGCCGATCCGCGAGAACAAGGCGCAGGAAATTTACATCGTCATGTCCGGCGAGATGATGGCCATGTATGCGGCCAACAACATCTCCAAGGGCATTCTCAAATACGCCAACTCCGGCGGCGTGCGCCTGGGCGGGCTGGTTTGCAATGAGCGCCAGACCGACAAGGAGCTCGAGCTCGCTGAGTCTCTCGCCAAGAAGCTTGGCTCCAAGCTCGTCTACTTCGTGCCGCGCGACAATATCGTTCAGCACGCCGAACTGCGCCGCATGACGGTCATCGAATATGCGCCGGAATCGCAGCAGGCGAACCACTATCGTGAACTCGCCAAGCGCGTCGACGCGAACGCCGGCAATGGCACGATCCCGTCGCCGATCACGATGGACGAACTCGAAGACCTCCTCATGGAGCACGGCATCATGAAGGCGATCGACGAGTCCGAGGTCGGCAAGACCGCCGCGGAGCTTTCCGTCGCCTAA
- the nifD gene encoding nitrogenase molybdenum-iron protein alpha chain, producing MSVAPAESIEDLKARNKELIQEVLKVYPEKTAKRRAKHLGNFEDGKPDCGVKSNIKSIPGVMTIRGCAYAGSKGVVWGPIKDMIHISHGPVGCGQYSWASRRNYYIGTTGVDTFGTMQFTSDFQEKDIVFGGDKKLAKIIDEIEELFPLNKGISIQSECPIGLIGDDIEAVSKAKSKEYEGKTIVPVRCEGFRGVSQSLGHHLANDAIRDWVFDKTEGKPARFESTPYDVAIIGDYNIGGDAWSSRILLEEMGLRVVAQWSGDGTIAELEATPKAKLNVLHCYRSMNYISRHMEEKYGIPWCEYNFFGPSKIEESLRKIASHFDDKIKEGAERVIAKYRPLMDAVIAKYRPRLEGKKVMLYVGGLRPRHVIGAYEDLGMEVVGTGYEFAHNDDYQRTTHYVKDGTLIYDDVTGYEFEKFVEKIQPDLVGSGIKEKYVFQKMGVPFRQMHSWDYSGPYHGYDGFAIFARDMDMAINAPVWKMAKAPWAA from the coding sequence ATGAGTGTGGCGCCAGCAGAATCCATTGAAGACCTCAAGGCCCGCAACAAGGAACTGATCCAGGAAGTTCTCAAGGTCTATCCCGAGAAGACCGCCAAGCGTCGCGCCAAGCACCTTGGCAATTTTGAGGATGGCAAGCCGGATTGCGGCGTCAAGTCGAACATCAAGTCCATCCCGGGCGTCATGACCATTCGCGGCTGCGCTTACGCCGGCTCGAAGGGCGTGGTGTGGGGTCCGATCAAGGACATGATCCATATTTCCCACGGCCCCGTCGGCTGCGGTCAGTATTCCTGGGCGTCGCGCCGCAATTATTACATCGGCACGACCGGCGTCGACACATTCGGCACGATGCAGTTCACATCCGACTTCCAGGAAAAGGACATCGTGTTCGGCGGCGACAAGAAGCTCGCCAAGATCATTGACGAAATCGAGGAACTGTTTCCCCTCAACAAGGGCATCTCGATCCAGTCCGAATGCCCGATCGGCCTCATCGGCGACGACATCGAAGCCGTTTCCAAGGCGAAGTCCAAGGAATATGAAGGCAAGACGATCGTCCCGGTTCGCTGCGAAGGCTTCCGCGGCGTCTCGCAGTCGCTCGGCCACCATCTCGCGAACGACGCCATCCGCGACTGGGTTTTCGACAAGACCGAGGGCAAGCCGGCCCGCTTCGAATCGACTCCCTACGACGTCGCCATCATCGGCGATTACAACATCGGCGGCGACGCCTGGTCTTCGCGCATTCTGCTCGAGGAAATGGGTCTGCGCGTCGTGGCTCAGTGGTCCGGCGACGGCACGATCGCGGAGCTGGAAGCGACGCCCAAGGCGAAGCTCAACGTCCTGCACTGCTACCGCTCGATGAACTACATCTCCCGCCACATGGAAGAGAAGTACGGGATTCCGTGGTGCGAATACAACTTCTTCGGCCCGTCCAAGATCGAGGAGTCGCTGCGCAAGATTGCTTCGCATTTCGACGACAAGATCAAGGAAGGCGCCGAGCGGGTCATCGCCAAGTATCGTCCGCTGATGGACGCGGTGATTGCGAAGTATCGTCCGCGCCTCGAAGGTAAGAAGGTCATGCTCTATGTCGGCGGCCTGCGTCCGCGCCACGTCATCGGCGCTTACGAAGATCTCGGCATGGAAGTCGTCGGCACGGGCTATGAGTTCGCGCATAACGACGATTATCAGCGCACGACCCATTACGTGAAGGACGGCACGCTGATCTATGACGACGTCACGGGCTATGAGTTCGAGAAGTTCGTCGAGAAGATCCAGCCCGATCTCGTCGGCTCCGGCATCAAGGAAAAATACGTCTTCCAGAAAATGGGCGTGCCTTTCCGCCAGATGCACAGCTGGGATTATTCGGGCCCCTATCACGGCTACGACGGCTTCGCGATCTTCGCGCGCGACATGGACATGGCGATCAACGCGCCTGTCTGGAAAATGGCCAAGGCGCCCTGGGCCGCCTGA
- the nifK gene encoding nitrogenase molybdenum-iron protein subunit beta: MPQNADNVLDHFNLFRQPEYKEMFENKKKNFENPVADDALEQAREWTKTEEYKEKNFAREALTVNPAKACQPLGAVFAAVGFESTIPFVHGSQGCVAYYRSHFSRHFKEPTSCVSSSMTEDAAVFGGLNNMIDGLANTYNMYKPKMIAVSTTCMAEVIGDDLNAFIKTSKEKGSVPAEFDVPFAHTPAFVGSHITGYDNVIKGVLEHFWDGKAGTAPKLDRTPNESINFLGGFDGYTVGNLREVKRIFASMGVDYTILGDNSDVWDTPTDGEFRMYDGGTKLDDVAAALNAKATISMQEYCTEKTLPYIASKGQEVVALNHPVGVAATDKFFMEISRLSGKPISEELTKERGRLVDAIADSSAHIHGKKFAIYGDPDLCYGLAAFLLELGAEPTHILATNGGKNWAEKVQALLDSSPFGKDCKVYPGKDLWHMRSLLFTEPVDYLIGNTYGKYLDRDTGTPLIRIGFPIFDRHHKHRYPVWGYQGSMNVLVWILDAIFEDIDRNTNVVAKSDYSFDIIR; the protein is encoded by the coding sequence ATGCCACAGAATGCTGACAACGTTCTCGACCACTTCAATCTGTTCCGCCAGCCGGAATACAAGGAGATGTTTGAGAACAAGAAGAAGAACTTCGAAAACCCGGTCGCGGACGATGCTCTTGAGCAGGCGCGCGAATGGACCAAGACCGAAGAGTACAAGGAAAAGAACTTCGCTCGCGAAGCCTTGACCGTGAACCCGGCCAAGGCCTGCCAGCCGCTCGGCGCCGTTTTCGCGGCCGTCGGCTTCGAAAGCACGATCCCCTTCGTGCACGGCTCGCAGGGCTGCGTCGCCTATTACCGCTCGCATTTCTCGCGTCACTTCAAGGAGCCGACCTCCTGCGTCTCCTCCTCGATGACGGAAGACGCGGCGGTGTTCGGCGGCCTCAACAATATGATCGACGGCCTGGCCAACACCTACAACATGTACAAGCCGAAGATGATCGCCGTCTCCACCACCTGCATGGCGGAAGTCATCGGCGACGACCTGAACGCCTTCATCAAGACGTCCAAGGAAAAAGGCTCGGTTCCGGCCGAATTCGACGTTCCCTTCGCCCATACCCCGGCCTTCGTCGGCAGCCACATCACCGGCTACGACAATGTCATAAAGGGCGTCCTGGAACATTTCTGGGACGGCAAGGCCGGCACGGCCCCCAAGCTCGACCGGACGCCCAATGAAAGCATCAATTTCCTTGGCGGCTTCGACGGCTACACTGTCGGCAATCTGCGCGAAGTGAAGCGTATCTTCGCGTCGATGGGCGTCGACTACACCATCCTCGGCGACAACAGCGACGTGTGGGACACGCCGACCGACGGTGAATTCCGCATGTATGACGGCGGCACCAAGCTCGACGACGTGGCGGCGGCGCTCAACGCCAAAGCGACGATCTCGATGCAGGAATACTGCACCGAAAAGACGCTGCCCTATATCGCCTCCAAAGGGCAGGAAGTCGTTGCGCTCAACCACCCGGTGGGCGTTGCGGCGACCGACAAGTTCTTCATGGAGATCTCGCGCCTCAGCGGCAAGCCGATTTCCGAGGAGCTCACCAAGGAGCGCGGTCGTCTGGTCGATGCGATTGCCGACTCTTCCGCCCATATTCACGGCAAGAAGTTCGCAATCTATGGCGATCCGGATCTGTGCTACGGCCTCGCGGCCTTCCTGCTGGAGCTCGGCGCCGAGCCGACTCACATTCTCGCCACCAACGGCGGCAAGAACTGGGCGGAAAAGGTGCAGGCCCTGCTCGACTCCTCGCCTTTCGGCAAGGACTGCAAGGTCTATCCCGGCAAGGACCTGTGGCACATGCGTTCGCTGCTCTTCACGGAGCCGGTCGACTACCTTATCGGCAACACCTACGGTAAGTATCTCGATCGCGACACGGGCACGCCCCTGATCCGCATCGGCTTCCCGATCTTCGATCGCCACCACAAGCATCGCTACCCGGTGTGGGGCTATCAGGGCTCGATGAACGTGCTGGTCTGGATCCTTGACGCGATCTTCGAGGATATCGACCGCAACACCAACGTCGTCGCGAAGTCGGATTACTCCTTCGACATCATTCGCTGA
- the nifE gene encoding nitrogenase iron-molybdenum cofactor biosynthesis protein NifE, which translates to MSTLSEKVQDVFNEPGCDKNQHKSEKERKKGCTKQLAPGAAAGGCAFDGAKIALQPITDVAHLVHGPIACEGNSWDNRGAKSSGSSLYRTGFTTDITENDVVFGGEKRLYKAIKEILDKYDPPAVFVYQTCVPAMTGDDIEAVCKAAATKFGKPVIPVISPGFVGPKNLGNKLAGEAILDHVIGTQEPEYTTPYDINIIGEYNLAGELWQVKPLLDELGIRILACISGDAKYHEVASSHRARAAMMVCSKAMINVARKMEERYEIPFFEGSFYGIGDMSDSLREIGRLLIQRGADPELMTRIEAVIAREEARAWARIAPYRERLGGKRVLLITGGVKSWSVVAALQEAGLEIVGTSVKKSTKEDKEKIKELMGQDAHMIDDMTPREMYKMLKEARADIMLSGGRSQFIALKAKMPWLDINQERHHAYAGYEGMVELVHEIDKALSNPVWEQVRRPAPWDEESWEDRADAAIAAEAAALAADPVAAEAARRSAKICNCNAVSIGAIEDAISDGADSVAAVGKATAAGTGCGNCQERIAAIIEQTRIGAAAPQAA; encoded by the coding sequence ATGTCGACGCTCTCGGAAAAGGTTCAGGACGTCTTCAACGAGCCCGGCTGCGACAAGAACCAGCACAAATCCGAAAAAGAACGCAAGAAGGGCTGCACCAAGCAGCTGGCGCCCGGCGCCGCCGCCGGCGGTTGCGCCTTCGACGGCGCGAAAATCGCCCTGCAGCCGATCACTGACGTCGCCCATCTCGTTCACGGCCCGATCGCCTGCGAGGGCAACAGCTGGGACAATCGCGGCGCGAAATCGTCCGGATCGTCGCTTTATCGCACCGGCTTCACAACCGACATCACGGAAAACGACGTCGTCTTTGGCGGCGAGAAGCGCCTCTACAAGGCGATAAAGGAAATTCTCGACAAATACGACCCGCCGGCCGTCTTCGTCTATCAGACCTGCGTTCCCGCCATGACAGGTGACGACATCGAGGCCGTCTGCAAGGCCGCGGCGACGAAATTCGGCAAGCCGGTCATCCCGGTGATCTCGCCCGGCTTTGTCGGCCCGAAGAACCTCGGCAACAAGCTCGCAGGCGAAGCCATTCTCGATCATGTGATCGGCACGCAGGAGCCGGAATACACGACTCCCTACGACATCAACATCATCGGCGAATACAATTTGGCCGGCGAACTCTGGCAGGTGAAGCCATTGCTCGACGAGCTGGGCATTCGCATCCTCGCGTGCATATCGGGTGACGCGAAATATCACGAGGTCGCTTCCTCCCATCGCGCCCGCGCGGCGATGATGGTTTGCTCCAAGGCGATGATCAACGTCGCCCGCAAGATGGAGGAACGCTACGAGATCCCCTTCTTCGAGGGGTCCTTCTATGGCATTGGCGACATGAGCGACAGCCTGCGCGAGATCGGGCGGCTGCTGATCCAGCGCGGCGCCGATCCGGAATTGATGACGCGCATCGAAGCCGTCATTGCACGGGAAGAGGCGCGGGCCTGGGCGCGCATCGCGCCCTATCGCGAGCGCCTCGGTGGCAAGCGCGTCCTGCTCATCACCGGCGGAGTCAAGAGCTGGTCCGTCGTCGCCGCGCTTCAGGAGGCGGGGCTCGAAATCGTCGGCACCAGCGTCAAGAAGTCGACAAAGGAAGACAAGGAAAAGATCAAGGAACTGATGGGCCAGGACGCCCATATGATCGACGATATGACGCCGCGCGAAATGTACAAGATGCTCAAGGAAGCGCGCGCTGATATCATGCTGTCCGGCGGACGGTCACAGTTCATCGCGCTCAAGGCGAAGATGCCCTGGCTCGACATCAATCAGGAGCGACATCACGCCTATGCCGGATATGAGGGCATGGTCGAGCTCGTTCATGAAATCGACAAGGCGCTCTCCAATCCCGTCTGGGAGCAGGTCCGCCGTCCCGCGCCATGGGACGAGGAGAGCTGGGAGGACCGCGCCGACGCAGCGATCGCCGCCGAAGCAGCCGCTCTCGCCGCGGATCCCGTCGCTGCCGAGGCCGCGCGACGCAGCGCCAAGATCTGCAACTGCAATGCTGTCTCGATCGGGGCGATCGAAGACGCAATAAGTGACGGCGCCGACTCCGTCGCCGCCGTTGGCAAGGCGACAGCCGCCGGAACCGGATGCGGAAATTGTCAGGAACGCATCGCCGCCATCATCGAGCAAACCAGAATTGGCGCTGCGGCGCCGCAGGCGGCGTGA